A window from Rhineura floridana isolate rRhiFlo1 chromosome 17, rRhiFlo1.hap2, whole genome shotgun sequence encodes these proteins:
- the ABCC6 gene encoding ATP-binding cassette sub-family C member 6 isoform X1 — protein sequence MSGANWLCNTSEDQFAELWDWNLTWYTATPSFTSCFESTVLVWIPCVYLWVLFPFYHFYLRKNCRGYIRMSAIFKAKMVLGFALVLLCISTSFYILWEVTRRIPRAPGFIIGPPLQVVTMVLVVFLTQMERLKGVQSSGILLAYWLLCFLSAIIPFTSKIQHALKGGFGEEPFHHIASYIYFTLILSELMLCCFVDQPPFFSKVIDDANPCPEAGACFASKITFWWFAGLVWKGYRQPLQTDDLWSLTKENSSEEIVAKIEDAWNKNYARATQTADSMKFKRVQESSETIEETTILLQPESNKSTLLLKAFWTVFGTYFLVGTLSLVIGDVLLFLIPKTLSLFLDFITNPEAPYWKGYLYAIVMFLLACLETLFEQQYMYMCLVLGVRLKTAVTDLVYRKILVMSNTAKKATTEGEIVNLVSVDVQKLMELVIYFNGTWLAPIRILICFVFLWQLLGPSALTAVAVFSFLLPLNFAISKKRSQFQEAQMKYKDSRAKLTSAVLSDIKILKLHGWEKNFMGKVLGIRTQELQALRASQLLFSVSLASFHSSTFLIAFIMFAVYTLVDEQNVLDVQKAFVSLALINILNRAHSFLPFSINAVMQAKISLKRLAAFLCLEELDQTETDSGSLDCMLDGVVVRNGTFCWCREGPPCLKRINLAIPRGSLCAVVGQVGAGKSSLLSALLGELHKTEGILAMKGTVAFVPQKPWIQNASVEDNITFGQKMDRRWYDRVVRACALQLDLDSFPAGSQTEIGEKGINISGGQKQRLSLARAVYKKASVYLLDDPLSAVDAQVGQHIFDQVIGPNGLLNNKTRVLVTNTVHILPKVDNIVLITNGAISETGCCQELVQRQGAFADFLRSHNPDKKEGQDMQGTGVEIIPTGRMTHQRKLGESYKPSTERGGYKPTVGERAGFVAEGEKRLTGRAKASIYLTYLRVAGSLLWAYIVLLFIGQQVASFCQGYWLSLWANDPVCNGTQQHTELRIGVFFFLGFAQAIGKFGSIAAVLLAGTVASRKLFWRLLWDVLRSPMTFFEQTSSGDLLNRFSKEMDAIDSVIPDKLKSLLGFLFNLLEIYVVIVTATPIAVVAIIPLTALYAVFQSFFITTSCQLKRLEAASRSPIYSHISETFQGSSVIRAYKDQQRFILQNDLKVDENHRASFPTTVADRWLATNIEFLGNGIVLFAALLAVMNKTHLSPGIVGFSVSYALQITGVLNWMVRSLAEIDNNIVSVERVTDYSVTPKEAPWTLDNHLLHENWPTEGRIEFKGYSLRYRPELDLALKDISLKINGREKIGIAGRTGAGKSSLAMGLLRLVEAAAGEIVIDGTNIAKMGLHDLRSKVTIIPQDPVLFSGSLRMNLDPLSVYSDEEIWTALDLMVLKSFVLDLPDQLAHECSEGGENLSVGQRQLICLARALLRKARILVLDEATAAVDLETDLQIQSTIRMQFSECTVLTIAHRVNTIMDYDRILVMERGRVAEFDTPEILIAQKGLFYRMAEESGLV from the exons ATGAGTGGAGCAAACTGGCTGTGTAATACCTCGGAGGATCAGTTTGCTGAGCTGTGG GACTGGAACCTGACATGGTACACGGCTACTCCCAGTTTTACTTCATGTTTTGAGAGCACTGTGCTGGTCTGGATTCCGTGTGTCTACCTTTGGGTCCTTTTCCCCTTCTATCACTTCTACCTTCGGAAAAACTGCAGAGGTTATATCAGGATGTCGGCCATCTTCAAAGCCAAAATG GTTCTTGGCTTCGCCTTGGTATTGTTGTGTATCTCAACTTCATTCTACATTCTTTGGGAAGTAACCCGAAGGATTCCACGAGCACCTGGATTTATCATCGGTCCTCCTTTGCAGGTGGTCACAATG gtcCTGGTGGTATTCCTAACCCAGATGGAAAGACTAAAAGGCGTCCAGTCTTCAGGCATTTTGCTGGCATATTGGTTGCTCTGTTTTCTCTCTGCTATCATTCCCTTTACCTCTAAAATACAACATGCCCTGAAAGGT GGCTTTGGAGAAGAACCCTTCCATCACATTGcctcatacatttatttcaccttGATCCTATCGGAACTGATGCTTTGCTGCTTTGTAGATCAGCCTCCCTTCTTCTCCAAAGTTATTGATGACGCC aACCCGTGTCCCGAAGCTGGAGCCTGTTTTGCTTCCAAAATCACATTTTGGTGGTTTGCTGG ACTGGTCTGGAAGGGATATCGGCAGCCCCTACAAACAGATGATCTGTGGTCACTAACAAAAGAAAATTCCTCTGAAGAGATAGTTGCCAAGATTGAAGATGCATGGAATAAGAATTATGCAAGAGCCAcaca AACTGCAGACTCGATGAAATTTAAGAGAGTGCAAGAAAGTAGCGAAACCATAGAGGAAACCACCATCCTACTTCAGCCGGAATCTAATAAAAGCACATTGCTGCTGAAAGCTTTCTGGACCGTGTTTGGAACATATTTTCTTGTTGGGACTCTCAGTTTAGTCATCGGTGATGTCCTTCTGTTTTTGATCCCAAAGACACTGAG TCTTTTCCTAGATTTCATCACCAATCCAGAAGCTCCTTACTGGAAAGGTTATCTCTATGCCATTGTGATGTTCCTCTTAGCTTGTCTCGAGACTCTCTTTGAACAGCAGTATATGTATATGTGTCTTGTAttgggagtgaggttaaagacgGCCGTTACGGATCTCGTTTATCGGAAG ATCTTAGTCATGTCAAACACAGCCAAGAAAGCAACCACAGAGGGGGAAATTGTAAACTTGGTGTCTGTCGACGTCCAGAAACTAATGGAACTTGTTATCTATTTTAATGGGACTTGGCTTGCTCCCATCCGAATTCTCATCTGCTTCGTCTTCCTTTGGCAG CTCCTGGGGCCATCGGCTTTGACTGCTGTTGCAGTGTTTTCATTCCTCTTGCCACTGAACTTTGCAATCAGCAAGAAGAGAAGCCAGTTCCAG GAAGCTCAGATGAAGTATAAGGACAGTCGTGCAAAACTCACTAGTGCTGTTCTCAGTGACATTAAAATCCTCAAGCTGCACGGCTGGGAGAAGAACTTCATGGGCAAAGTGTTGGGCATCCGGACCCAAGAACTTCAAGCGCTCAGAGCATCACAGCTTctcttctctgtctctcttgcTTCCTTCCACTCCTCGACATTTCTG ATCGCATTCATCATGTTCGCAGTCTACACGTTGGTGGatgagcaaaatgtcttggatgtCCAGAAAGCCTTTGTCTCTCTCGCCCTGATCAACATACTCAACAGGGCTCATTctttccttcccttctccattaatGCTGTCATGCAG GCAAAAATTTCCCTAAAGCGTTTAGCTGCTTTTCTGTGCCTTGAAGAACTGGATCAAACTGAAACAGACTCTGGTTCTTTAGACTGCA TGCTGGATGGTGTTGTTGTAAGGAATGGAACTTTCTGCTGGTGCAGGGAGGGCCCTCCATGCCTTAAAAG GATAAATCTTGCCATACCTCGAGGCAGTCTGTGTGCTGTGGTCGGACAGGTAGGAGCTGGAAAATCCTCACTACTCTCTGCATTACTTGGTGAGCTGCACAAAACTGAAGGCATCCTTGCGATGAAG GGCACAGTAGCATTTGTTCCCCAGAAACCCTGGATACAAAATGCATCAGTGGAAGACAATATCACTTTTGGACAAAAGATGGATCGGAGATGGTACGACAGAGTGGTCAGAGCCTGTGCACTGCAACTGGACCTGGATAGCTTCCCTGCTGGAAGCCAGACAGAAATAGGAGAGAAG GGCATAAATATTTCTGGAGGACAAAAGCAGAGACTCAGCTTGGCTCGAGCAGTTTACAAGAAGGCATCGGTTTACCTTCTGGATGACCCCCTTTCAGCTGTGGATGCTCAGGTTGGCCAGCACATTTTTGACCAGGTCATTGGACCAAATGGCCTATTAAACAACAAG ACTCGTGTTCTGGTGACCAACACCGTCCATATTTTGCCCAAAGTGGACAATATTGTTCTTATAACGAATGGAGCAATCTCTGAAACAGGCTGTTGTCAAGAACTTGTGCAGAGGCAGGGGGCTTTTGCAGACTTCCTCAGGTCACACAACCCAGACAAGAAAGAGGGTCAGGATATGCAAG GTACAGGTGTTGAAATTATCCCCACAGGACGCATGACCCACCAGAGGAAGCTTGGAGA gTCTTACAAGCCTTCGACTGAGAGAGGCGGTTACAAGCCAACagttggagaaagggcaggatttgTGGCCGAAGGCGAAAAACGGCTAACTGGGAGG gcTAAGGCTTCCATCTACCTGACCTACCTGAGAGTGGCGGGCTCTCTCCTCTGGGCCTACATTGTGCTTTTGTTCATCGGCCAGCAAGTCGCCTCGTTTTGCCAAGGGTACTGGCTCAGCCTGTGGGCCAACGACCCCGTTTGCAACGGGACACAGCAGCACACTGAGCTCCGCATCGGCGTTTTCTTTTTCCTCGGATTTGCTCAAG CCATTGGAAAGTTCGGATCTATCGCTGCTGTCCTCTTGGCTGGGACAGTCGCATCCCGCAAGCTCTTCTGGCGGCTTCTGTGGGATGTCCTCCGGTCTCCTATGACCTTCTTTGAGCAGACATCCAGCGGTGACCTGCTCAACCGCTTCTCCAAAGAAATGGACGCCATTGATTCTGTCATCCCAGACAAGCTGAAGTCCTTGCTGGGATTCCTGTTTAATCTGCTGGAGATTTACGTTGTGATTGTAACAGCCACGCCTATAGCAGTGGTGGCCATCATTCCTCTGACAGCCTTGTATGCTGTGTTCCAG AGTTTCTTCATCACCACCTCCTGCCAGCTGAAACGCCTGGAAGCTGCCAGCCGTTCACCCATCTACTCCCACATTTCAGAGACCTTCCAAGGGAGCAGCGTCATCCGCGCGTACAAGGACCAGCAACGTTTCATTTTGCAGAATGATCTTAAGGTGGATGAAAACCACAGGGCGTCTTTCCCTACCACGGTAGCTGACAG GTGGCTTGCCACAAACATAGAATTCCTGGGCAACGGCATCGTCCTTTTTGCGGCTTTACTTGCTGTGATGAACAAAACACACCTCAGTCCAGGGATTGTGGGCTTTTCCGTTTCCTATGCTCTTCAG ATTACAGGTGTTTTGAACTGGATGGTGCGGTCCTTGGCAGAAATAGATAACAACATTGTCTCTGTAGAGAGAGTGACCGATTACTCTGTGACACCAAAAGAA GCTCCCTGGACTTTGGACAATCATCTCCTACATGAGAATTGGCCGACTGAAGGAAGGATTGAATTTAAAGGATATAGCTTGCGATACCGGCCAGAGTTAGACTTGGCTCTGAAGGACATCAGCCTAAAGATCAATGGACGAGAAAAG ATTGGCATAGCTGGAAGAACAGGGGCTGGCAAGTCTTCTCTAGCCATGGGGCTTCTAAGACTAGTGGAAGCTGCGGCTGGTGAGATTGTGATTGATGGGACCAATATTGCCAAAATGGGTCTGCACGATCTGAGAAGCAAGGTTACCATTATCCCGCAG GACCCAGTTTTGTTTTCGGGCTCCCTACGAATGAACCTTGACCCCTTAAGTGTGTATTCCGATGAGGAGATCTGGACTGCTCTGGACCTGATGGTGCTCAAGAGTTTCGTTTTGGATCTGCCTGATCAACTGGCCCACGAGTGCTCAGAAGGAGGTGAAAATCTGAG TGTTGGCCAGCGGCAGCTCATCTGCCTGGCAAGAGCTCTGCTCCGGAAAGCCAGGATCCTGGTTTTGGATGAGGCCACTGCAGCTGTGGATCTTGAAACAGATTTGCAAATTCAGTCCACCATAAGGATGCAGTTCAGTGAGTGCACAGTTCTAACAATAGCCCACCGCGTCAACACCATTATGGACTATGATAG GATTTTAGTAATGGAAAGGGGCCGAGTAGCAGAGTTTGATACCCCAGAGATATTAATCGCCCAGAAGGGACTATTCTACAGAATGGCTGAAGAATCGGGGCTGGTATGA
- the ABCC6 gene encoding ATP-binding cassette sub-family C member 6 isoform X3, producing MKFKRVQESSETIEETTILLQPESNKSTLLLKAFWTVFGTYFLVGTLSLVIGDVLLFLIPKTLSLFLDFITNPEAPYWKGYLYAIVMFLLACLETLFEQQYMYMCLVLGVRLKTAVTDLVYRKILVMSNTAKKATTEGEIVNLVSVDVQKLMELVIYFNGTWLAPIRILICFVFLWQLLGPSALTAVAVFSFLLPLNFAISKKRSQFQEAQMKYKDSRAKLTSAVLSDIKILKLHGWEKNFMGKVLGIRTQELQALRASQLLFSVSLASFHSSTFLIAFIMFAVYTLVDEQNVLDVQKAFVSLALINILNRAHSFLPFSINAVMQAKISLKRLAAFLCLEELDQTETDSGSLDCMLDGVVVRNGTFCWCREGPPCLKRINLAIPRGSLCAVVGQVGAGKSSLLSALLGELHKTEGILAMKGTVAFVPQKPWIQNASVEDNITFGQKMDRRWYDRVVRACALQLDLDSFPAGSQTEIGEKGINISGGQKQRLSLARAVYKKASVYLLDDPLSAVDAQVGQHIFDQVIGPNGLLNNKTRVLVTNTVHILPKVDNIVLITNGAISETGCCQELVQRQGAFADFLRSHNPDKKEGQDMQGTGVEIIPTGRMTHQRKLGESYKPSTERGGYKPTVGERAGFVAEGEKRLTGRAKASIYLTYLRVAGSLLWAYIVLLFIGQQVASFCQGYWLSLWANDPVCNGTQQHTELRIGVFFFLGFAQAIGKFGSIAAVLLAGTVASRKLFWRLLWDVLRSPMTFFEQTSSGDLLNRFSKEMDAIDSVIPDKLKSLLGFLFNLLEIYVVIVTATPIAVVAIIPLTALYAVFQSFFITTSCQLKRLEAASRSPIYSHISETFQGSSVIRAYKDQQRFILQNDLKVDENHRASFPTTVADRWLATNIEFLGNGIVLFAALLAVMNKTHLSPGIVGFSVSYALQITGVLNWMVRSLAEIDNNIVSVERVTDYSVTPKEAPWTLDNHLLHENWPTEGRIEFKGYSLRYRPELDLALKDISLKINGREKIGIAGRTGAGKSSLAMGLLRLVEAAAGEIVIDGTNIAKMGLHDLRSKVTIIPQDPVLFSGSLRMNLDPLSVYSDEEIWTALDLMVLKSFVLDLPDQLAHECSEGGENLSVGQRQLICLARALLRKARILVLDEATAAVDLETDLQIQSTIRMQFSECTVLTIAHRVNTIMDYDRILVMERGRVAEFDTPEILIAQKGLFYRMAEESGLV from the exons ATGAAATTTAAGAGAGTGCAAGAAAGTAGCGAAACCATAGAGGAAACCACCATCCTACTTCAGCCGGAATCTAATAAAAGCACATTGCTGCTGAAAGCTTTCTGGACCGTGTTTGGAACATATTTTCTTGTTGGGACTCTCAGTTTAGTCATCGGTGATGTCCTTCTGTTTTTGATCCCAAAGACACTGAG TCTTTTCCTAGATTTCATCACCAATCCAGAAGCTCCTTACTGGAAAGGTTATCTCTATGCCATTGTGATGTTCCTCTTAGCTTGTCTCGAGACTCTCTTTGAACAGCAGTATATGTATATGTGTCTTGTAttgggagtgaggttaaagacgGCCGTTACGGATCTCGTTTATCGGAAG ATCTTAGTCATGTCAAACACAGCCAAGAAAGCAACCACAGAGGGGGAAATTGTAAACTTGGTGTCTGTCGACGTCCAGAAACTAATGGAACTTGTTATCTATTTTAATGGGACTTGGCTTGCTCCCATCCGAATTCTCATCTGCTTCGTCTTCCTTTGGCAG CTCCTGGGGCCATCGGCTTTGACTGCTGTTGCAGTGTTTTCATTCCTCTTGCCACTGAACTTTGCAATCAGCAAGAAGAGAAGCCAGTTCCAG GAAGCTCAGATGAAGTATAAGGACAGTCGTGCAAAACTCACTAGTGCTGTTCTCAGTGACATTAAAATCCTCAAGCTGCACGGCTGGGAGAAGAACTTCATGGGCAAAGTGTTGGGCATCCGGACCCAAGAACTTCAAGCGCTCAGAGCATCACAGCTTctcttctctgtctctcttgcTTCCTTCCACTCCTCGACATTTCTG ATCGCATTCATCATGTTCGCAGTCTACACGTTGGTGGatgagcaaaatgtcttggatgtCCAGAAAGCCTTTGTCTCTCTCGCCCTGATCAACATACTCAACAGGGCTCATTctttccttcccttctccattaatGCTGTCATGCAG GCAAAAATTTCCCTAAAGCGTTTAGCTGCTTTTCTGTGCCTTGAAGAACTGGATCAAACTGAAACAGACTCTGGTTCTTTAGACTGCA TGCTGGATGGTGTTGTTGTAAGGAATGGAACTTTCTGCTGGTGCAGGGAGGGCCCTCCATGCCTTAAAAG GATAAATCTTGCCATACCTCGAGGCAGTCTGTGTGCTGTGGTCGGACAGGTAGGAGCTGGAAAATCCTCACTACTCTCTGCATTACTTGGTGAGCTGCACAAAACTGAAGGCATCCTTGCGATGAAG GGCACAGTAGCATTTGTTCCCCAGAAACCCTGGATACAAAATGCATCAGTGGAAGACAATATCACTTTTGGACAAAAGATGGATCGGAGATGGTACGACAGAGTGGTCAGAGCCTGTGCACTGCAACTGGACCTGGATAGCTTCCCTGCTGGAAGCCAGACAGAAATAGGAGAGAAG GGCATAAATATTTCTGGAGGACAAAAGCAGAGACTCAGCTTGGCTCGAGCAGTTTACAAGAAGGCATCGGTTTACCTTCTGGATGACCCCCTTTCAGCTGTGGATGCTCAGGTTGGCCAGCACATTTTTGACCAGGTCATTGGACCAAATGGCCTATTAAACAACAAG ACTCGTGTTCTGGTGACCAACACCGTCCATATTTTGCCCAAAGTGGACAATATTGTTCTTATAACGAATGGAGCAATCTCTGAAACAGGCTGTTGTCAAGAACTTGTGCAGAGGCAGGGGGCTTTTGCAGACTTCCTCAGGTCACACAACCCAGACAAGAAAGAGGGTCAGGATATGCAAG GTACAGGTGTTGAAATTATCCCCACAGGACGCATGACCCACCAGAGGAAGCTTGGAGA gTCTTACAAGCCTTCGACTGAGAGAGGCGGTTACAAGCCAACagttggagaaagggcaggatttgTGGCCGAAGGCGAAAAACGGCTAACTGGGAGG gcTAAGGCTTCCATCTACCTGACCTACCTGAGAGTGGCGGGCTCTCTCCTCTGGGCCTACATTGTGCTTTTGTTCATCGGCCAGCAAGTCGCCTCGTTTTGCCAAGGGTACTGGCTCAGCCTGTGGGCCAACGACCCCGTTTGCAACGGGACACAGCAGCACACTGAGCTCCGCATCGGCGTTTTCTTTTTCCTCGGATTTGCTCAAG CCATTGGAAAGTTCGGATCTATCGCTGCTGTCCTCTTGGCTGGGACAGTCGCATCCCGCAAGCTCTTCTGGCGGCTTCTGTGGGATGTCCTCCGGTCTCCTATGACCTTCTTTGAGCAGACATCCAGCGGTGACCTGCTCAACCGCTTCTCCAAAGAAATGGACGCCATTGATTCTGTCATCCCAGACAAGCTGAAGTCCTTGCTGGGATTCCTGTTTAATCTGCTGGAGATTTACGTTGTGATTGTAACAGCCACGCCTATAGCAGTGGTGGCCATCATTCCTCTGACAGCCTTGTATGCTGTGTTCCAG AGTTTCTTCATCACCACCTCCTGCCAGCTGAAACGCCTGGAAGCTGCCAGCCGTTCACCCATCTACTCCCACATTTCAGAGACCTTCCAAGGGAGCAGCGTCATCCGCGCGTACAAGGACCAGCAACGTTTCATTTTGCAGAATGATCTTAAGGTGGATGAAAACCACAGGGCGTCTTTCCCTACCACGGTAGCTGACAG GTGGCTTGCCACAAACATAGAATTCCTGGGCAACGGCATCGTCCTTTTTGCGGCTTTACTTGCTGTGATGAACAAAACACACCTCAGTCCAGGGATTGTGGGCTTTTCCGTTTCCTATGCTCTTCAG ATTACAGGTGTTTTGAACTGGATGGTGCGGTCCTTGGCAGAAATAGATAACAACATTGTCTCTGTAGAGAGAGTGACCGATTACTCTGTGACACCAAAAGAA GCTCCCTGGACTTTGGACAATCATCTCCTACATGAGAATTGGCCGACTGAAGGAAGGATTGAATTTAAAGGATATAGCTTGCGATACCGGCCAGAGTTAGACTTGGCTCTGAAGGACATCAGCCTAAAGATCAATGGACGAGAAAAG ATTGGCATAGCTGGAAGAACAGGGGCTGGCAAGTCTTCTCTAGCCATGGGGCTTCTAAGACTAGTGGAAGCTGCGGCTGGTGAGATTGTGATTGATGGGACCAATATTGCCAAAATGGGTCTGCACGATCTGAGAAGCAAGGTTACCATTATCCCGCAG GACCCAGTTTTGTTTTCGGGCTCCCTACGAATGAACCTTGACCCCTTAAGTGTGTATTCCGATGAGGAGATCTGGACTGCTCTGGACCTGATGGTGCTCAAGAGTTTCGTTTTGGATCTGCCTGATCAACTGGCCCACGAGTGCTCAGAAGGAGGTGAAAATCTGAG TGTTGGCCAGCGGCAGCTCATCTGCCTGGCAAGAGCTCTGCTCCGGAAAGCCAGGATCCTGGTTTTGGATGAGGCCACTGCAGCTGTGGATCTTGAAACAGATTTGCAAATTCAGTCCACCATAAGGATGCAGTTCAGTGAGTGCACAGTTCTAACAATAGCCCACCGCGTCAACACCATTATGGACTATGATAG GATTTTAGTAATGGAAAGGGGCCGAGTAGCAGAGTTTGATACCCCAGAGATATTAATCGCCCAGAAGGGACTATTCTACAGAATGGCTGAAGAATCGGGGCTGGTATGA
- the ABCC6 gene encoding multidrug resistance-associated protein 1 isoform X4 — protein sequence MVRSLAEIDNNIVSVERVTDYSVTPKEAPWTLDNHLLHENWPTEGRIEFKGYSLRYRPELDLALKDISLKINGREKIGIAGRTGAGKSSLAMGLLRLVEAAAGEIVIDGTNIAKMGLHDLRSKVTIIPQDPVLFSGSLRMNLDPLSVYSDEEIWTALDLMVLKSFVLDLPDQLAHECSEGGENLSVGQRQLICLARALLRKARILVLDEATAAVDLETDLQIQSTIRMQFSECTVLTIAHRVNTIMDYDRILVMERGRVAEFDTPEILIAQKGLFYRMAEESGLV from the exons ATGGTGCGGTCCTTGGCAGAAATAGATAACAACATTGTCTCTGTAGAGAGAGTGACCGATTACTCTGTGACACCAAAAGAA GCTCCCTGGACTTTGGACAATCATCTCCTACATGAGAATTGGCCGACTGAAGGAAGGATTGAATTTAAAGGATATAGCTTGCGATACCGGCCAGAGTTAGACTTGGCTCTGAAGGACATCAGCCTAAAGATCAATGGACGAGAAAAG ATTGGCATAGCTGGAAGAACAGGGGCTGGCAAGTCTTCTCTAGCCATGGGGCTTCTAAGACTAGTGGAAGCTGCGGCTGGTGAGATTGTGATTGATGGGACCAATATTGCCAAAATGGGTCTGCACGATCTGAGAAGCAAGGTTACCATTATCCCGCAG GACCCAGTTTTGTTTTCGGGCTCCCTACGAATGAACCTTGACCCCTTAAGTGTGTATTCCGATGAGGAGATCTGGACTGCTCTGGACCTGATGGTGCTCAAGAGTTTCGTTTTGGATCTGCCTGATCAACTGGCCCACGAGTGCTCAGAAGGAGGTGAAAATCTGAG TGTTGGCCAGCGGCAGCTCATCTGCCTGGCAAGAGCTCTGCTCCGGAAAGCCAGGATCCTGGTTTTGGATGAGGCCACTGCAGCTGTGGATCTTGAAACAGATTTGCAAATTCAGTCCACCATAAGGATGCAGTTCAGTGAGTGCACAGTTCTAACAATAGCCCACCGCGTCAACACCATTATGGACTATGATAG GATTTTAGTAATGGAAAGGGGCCGAGTAGCAGAGTTTGATACCCCAGAGATATTAATCGCCCAGAAGGGACTATTCTACAGAATGGCTGAAGAATCGGGGCTGGTATGA